AGGAAAGTTTTGTTTTTGGTGCGTAACTTTCAGGTTGTGGTGTCGACCGGTAGGTTCTCAGTGACGAGaaagcgtctctctcgaaaTCCGTGATCGTTCAAGTTTCTCCACTCCATTTCCACATACTTGCGCTGTCGCCCGTCAAAGATGGCGCACGACTCCGGGCCGACCCCGGAAGAACGGGCTGCATTGGCCGAGGCCGAATCCAGCTGTGACTCGTTCCTTCCTTTGCCAGAAAGGGCCATCTCCTTCACAAGTCTTgcagcgtctctgtcgcggtATCCCGCTATTCGGGATCGACGATTCAACTACGGAACAGCAGGTAACTGCCGAAAAAGCGCTGTGTCCCCTGGCTCCTCTCTGCACCAGTCAATAGTTGTTTCGCCCTCGTGTCCGGCGCGTTTGTCACGCGTTTGCGACGGGTCTGCGTGCGCTTCTCACGTTTCGTGCGCTGCGCCACGCCCCTTAACGTCGTGGAACCTGCTCTCGACGCCTGTTCTTCGCGTCGTTACACTCTGTGCCGCCAGAAGGACGGAGCGAATTATGACCAGATTTCGCCAGGAGTGACCCGGCATATCCGCCGGGAGTGGAACCGTCGTCAAAAAACAGTGAACGAAAAATgaagcatgcatgcactgtCTGTCTTCGGTGGCCAGCCCACAGGAGctcgcttttttccttcACGCACGACCGCGTGCGAAGATCTGTTTCCACGGGCGAAACGCGAATCGTCAGGTTCTCGAGTGCCATGTGGAGCACTCAGAAGCAGTGAAGCGTGAGTGGCCCTCATTCTCCTTTCTGCATGCCCCCGGCTCAGACGGGTCTCGCGCGCCTGTGACATACTCCTGGACGGGGAAGGGACTTCATTCGGAGTTCCGCGTTTTCACACGACCTCCACGTATGTCCCTTCCGTGTTGGCGAAATGTCTTGGCCTTTCGCgacgcgctctctcgtctcggcGGTCGCGCCCGCTAAAAAGAGGAGAGCCCTCTTGAGTCCTTTGCCAGAGACCCAGAGTTTCTCGACCGTTCTCCTGCGCTGTCTTGCCCATAGGCTTTCGTGCGAACGCAGAGCTCCTGCCGCATGTGGTTCACCGATGCGGGCTCCTGGcatctcttctcgctctcgatCAGCAGCGCcgagcggcgacgcgtcgcacggcagaagaaacgaTCCGCcacaagggagaggaggctGCCGGCGTCTACGTAGGCTGTATGATCACCGCGAGTCACAACCCTGTGGAAGACAACGGAGTGAAGCTCGTCCGTCCTGATggttgtctcctttccccggTCTGGGAGCTGTACGCGGAAGATTTGGTGAATGCAGCCTTCCTGGCACACGATGCACCGGAGGAAGCTTTCGAcaggcgcgccgctgcgAACGCCTCGAAccagaaggcgacagcggaTCGCTGCCCCAACGCCGCCGTTcccggagaggcgacaggtCAGGAAGCCGACAAATGCGACGCAGGGCGTGTCGCGCCGGAACTGAAAGTGCTGAGGGAGATCGCGCAAGAGCTCTTTttgcagggagagaggggatcGGGCGCGAGAAAGGATGCAGCtggcaagaaagagaaaccttCAGTAGACAACAGGAGAGCTGCGTCACGCTCGAGCCCGGCTCCGGTGTTCCCTTGCGTCATTGTGGGGAGAGACAACCGGCCGTCATCGCGGTGTCTGCAGGAGGCGTTCGAGGCGGGTGCCAGCGCGCTTGGCGTTCGAGTTATTTCTCTGGGGCAAGTCACGACGGGGCAGCTGCAGTTCATTGTAAGGCAGCAAAACGAGAGACTGGAAGGCGGcgtggacggagaagaggagccgCAGCTTGAAcggcagccgcgagagagacagcaggacgaaaacgaaagaggagatGAAGGCAGCCGCTTTGTTCGCCAATACTATGCCCACTTTGGAAAGGCATTCTCGGCATTCATGCTCCAGGCGAGAGAGCTGAAGCAGCAAGCGTTGAGGGAGCGGGAAGAGCCACAGACGGACGGGAAGGCCCgccacggagacgaagcaaggGAAGGTGAGATTGGACTGGGATCGAACCTTAGCAGCATGATACAGCGGCCGGAGACAACGCCAGTGAAGACCAGAGACCAGGAGCGTGCTTGTGTCCGGACACTGGAGCGTTACAGAAATGCATGGCATTTACTGTTATTCGCACATTCCAAGTAGTTAACGTAACTGAACGTAAGATCGACGATAGAGAGCTTTCTGCGGGACTGCCTTTTATTCATGTCCACGTATTGGGCTGATGGGGTACGTGCTtgcacacatacatacgtatacatTCACATATTAACATCTCGCCGGctgaacacacacacacacacacacgtgtcTCCCTATGCCGAATGCAAGCATGCCCGAGCTACACCGTGTCAACCGgaacgcatatatatatatataatgaTAGAGTCATGCCGGGAAACCTTTGCTCACTTGAAAGAATCAGTGTTCAGTTTGGCTGTGCGACTCCCGCAAATAGTGAAAGTGTTTGCATGTGTGGACATGCGTGACATTCTGGAAACTTGATGTCGAGCTGGTTGTGTATGTTaacttttctctcgctgtgtttcttctgtctctctctctctctgctttcggtgtgtgtgcctctcgcttccagaagtcgctcttccgctttcctttccttccagTTCCCTCTTCCTTGACGCGGCAGACGGCGTGGGAGGTCCATCGATCGAGCCCTTTGTAGAGATGCTCAGGAGGGacgcgggtgtctctctctttgtgcgCAACGCCGGACAGAACGACAGCCAAGAAGCGTGTGTCTCGGCGGGAGAAGACCGAGGCCGGCAGAAAACCGAATCAGACAGAGAAGATGCCAAAGAAGTGAAGGAGGGTCTCAATGTCCTCTGTGGCGCCGAGCACGTGCAAAAGCTCAAGGCGTTGCCCAGAAATTTTGGTGAGTCAGAGAAGCACAAAGGGAGAGACCGggagcagaaaacgagggacaggagagggcgaggggacaggaagacgaagcgcgggagagactgagaggaaagcgagaggagcgcagaCGGAGAATAGAGAGGTGACAAACACGCCAGGGTGtcggaaagggaaaacgagcgCGACAAATGAGTGAGGAGAGCCAGGAGCAGCCGCAAAAGAGGGAAACCTGAAGCCAGGAAAGCAAGGATCGCGGAGCGCGGGTAGAAGCAAGCAAAACGGAGTAGTCGCATCGCGCAAGGGGGCGGCGCCTAACTCGAAAATGAGGAGATTACTTCGTCCTCGGTGAAAGCGAAGCCAGCCGTCCAGTTTGGGTCTAGCAGCATCTGTGCCGGCTTCGTTGTTCTGTGTggtgtttttgtgtgtgttcgTCTGGTGTCCGCTTTGCTCTCGAAAAAGTGCAGCACGGCCTATTTCCGCTTGTGTCCCAGGtcttc
The sequence above is a segment of the Neospora caninum Liverpool complete genome, chromosome IX genome. Coding sequences within it:
- a CDS encoding gk12616, related, whose translation is MAHDSGPTPEERAALAEAESSCDSFLPLPERAISFTSLAASLSRYPAIRDRRFNYGTAGFRANAELLPHVVHRCGLLASLLALDQQRRAATRRTAEETIRHKGEEAAGVYVGCMITASHNPVEDNGVKLVRPDGCLLSPVWELYAEDLVNAAFLAHDAPEEAFDRRAAANASNQKATADRCPNAAVPGEATGQEADKCDAGRVAPELKVLREIAQELFLQGERGSGARKDAAGKKEKPSVDNRRAASRSSPAPVFPCVIVGRDNRPSSRCLQEAFEAGASALGVRVISLGQVTTGQLQFIVRQQNERLEGGVDGEEEPQLERQPRERQQDENERGDEGSRFVRQYYAHFGKAFSAFMLQARELKQQALREREEPQTDGKARHGDEAREEVALPLSFPSSSLFLDAADGVGGPSIEPFVEMLRRDAGVSLFVRNAGQNDSQEACVSAGEDRGRQKTESDREDAKEVKEGLNVLCGAEHVQKLKALPRNFGGRTDVSEGTLCASFDGDADRLIFFTWEQKRASRLPSLPPSPDPCSGPQRLCSPEEAVREELQQAFSLTQDSSVTRRNLSRAGNDADLDQEEGERGHAHRAANSTASTGRGNEPHADRAVETREGQDGEDGTDGARGRRERSPGGFEAETNAGSPGACGLDSANGEAVKQMTSSALDVSEEEAIRMRLYDGDRIACLVALTLLCLLKQALGKPREHGQPVSSPSASPSSEPLLRICVVQTAYANGGSTTFLKKLQAAASSLTSSGVLFELTCVPTGVKHLHRRASEASLGVYFEANGHGTVVRDDAQLDLWAAAHGLSTVAEWRIIREFVNLFNAATGDAQTNLLAVVAALSWMDMSPQQWSDLYDDRPCLTLKVALPRSVLATLKPDPCDEKTLMEPANLQSWIDEAVENTGPFCRSFVRPSGTEDVCRIYVEAPDSLSAKTLGSVVSELVVQYAALLEEATKEQDGRKDRWEEE